Below is a genomic region from Fusobacterium nucleatum.
ACTTCCTCTTTTTTTATCTCATCTAAAAGTTTTTTTTCTAATTTTGTTAATTCTCTATTTTTAATTAATTCTTTTCTTCTTAAATAAGTCCTTCTTAAGCTTTCTTTTAAACGCCACTCATCTATGTTTTTATGATTACCTGATAATAAAACTTCTGGCACTTTTAAACCTTTATATTCTGCTGGTCTTGTATAATGTGGGTAATCTAAAAGCCCATTATAAAAAGAATCATTTTCATAAGATTCTTTTTTTATAACATCAGGAAGTAGCCTTATTATAGTATCAGAAATAGCCATAGCAGGTATTTCTCCACCTGTTAAAACAAAATCTCCTATTGATAATTCCATATCAACTTTATTTTCTACTACTCTTTCATCTATTCCTTCATAGTGTCCTGCAATTATAGTTAATTCTTCCTCTTTTACAAGCTCTTTTGCTATTTCTTGATTAAAAGTTTTTCCCTGTGGTGAAGTATAAATAACCTTTCCTGAAACATTTTTTAAAGCTAAAAATAAAGGTTCTGGTTTCATAACCATCCCATTTCCACCACCAAAAGGCATATCATCAGCTTGTTTATGTTTATCAAAACAGTAATCCCTTATATCAATAATATTTACTTCAACTGCTCCAAATTTTATTGCTCTTGCAACTATGCTTTCACTTAAAAAGCCATCAAACATCTTTGGAAATAATGTTAAAATATTTATTTTCATTTTTTTACCTTGGATTCTTTCATACCTTCAATAGTATCAACCAACATTTTTCTATTTTCAAAATCAATATTTTTAATAAAAACATCTACATCAGGTATCATAGTTTCAAATTCTTCACTTTCTATAACATAAATATCATGTGCAGCAGTATCCATAATCTCAGTTATCTCTCCTAGATGCTCATCACCTTTTACATCATAGACTTTAAAACCTATCATATCACTTATAAGATATTCATCTTCACCAATACCAACAATATCTCTTCTAACTTTTATATTGGCATTTCTAATTTCAATAGTATCTTGTTTATTTTTTATTTCCTCAAAAGAAAAAATCCATTTATTTGCAACAAGATGTTCTATCTTTTTAATTGTTAATAATTTTTGTTGAGAATCTGCTAATTCTAAAATTACCTTATTTCCAACTAAGACTTCAATATTATCTAAATCAGAAATAACTTTTACTTCTCCTTTTAAATTATGAGAACCTAATACTTTTCCTACAATTAAAAGTTTCATACTAGCTCCTAATCTAAAAATTCAACATTTACATTAAGTTTATCTTTTACTCCTGCTGCCTGCATAACTCCTCTTATAGCATTAGCTGTAAGTCCATTTTTACCTATTATTTTTCCCATTTCTCCTTTTGCAACACTTACTTTAAATGTTACACTTGAATCCAAAACTTCATAAGTTACATTAACCTTATCTTTTGTTTCAACCAATTCTTTGATAATGTAATTCAATAAACTTTCTAAATTTTCCACTTTTTCCTCCATTATAGAGTACCTTTCCAAGCACTCTCTTCAATTATTTTTAAATCTACCCATTTTTTACCTAAATCTACCAATACATCTCTCATAAAATCTTTAAAATCATCTGTTGATATAACACTTATTATCCCTTTTATTGGGTCGAGAGTTCTTACAACCCCTGCTCCTTCATAGGCTTCAACAATTTTATTTATGAAATCTATATCTTCTCTTTTACTTTGTATTAAAAACTCATAGCTTTTTTTCATTAAGTACCTCATCTACCTTCAAAAATTTTTATAAGTTTAATAAATTTATCTATGGAAATATTTTCTGCTCTTTCATTTTCAGATACTTCAATTTGATTTAAGATTTCCTTTATCTTATCCTTTGAATATCCTAATGTTGCCAAATTATTTACAATGTTTTTTCTTTTATTTGAAAAAGCAGCTTTTACATATTTAAAGAATAAATCTTCTGAAATCTTATTCTTATATCTATCATCTTTGTAGAATTTTATTGAAATAAAAGCAGAATCTACATTAGGTATAGGATTAAAAAATTCTCTTGGAATAGTAAATAAATACTCTGATTCTCCATAGTATTCCACTGCCAATGTTAAAATTCCTCTTTCTTTACCTGATTTAGCACAAATTCTTTCTCCAACTTCTTTTTGTACCATTATATAGGCTTCATCTATTAAATCTTTATTCTCTATAATTTTATTAATGATGGGGGATGTTATATAGTAAGGTATGTTTGCAACAACCTTAGTACCTTGATTTATATATCTTCGTAAATCTACTTCTAACACATCTCCCATTACAAGTGTATAGTTTTCTTTTGAAGAAAATTTCTTTCTTAAAGTATTTTCTAAATCTTTATCTATTTCAACACAGCTTACTTTTTTAACTCTTTCAACTAAAAGTGAAGTTAAAGCTCCTTGTCCTGGTCCTATCTCTAAGATTTCGTCATTTTCATTAATATTTGAAACTTCAATTATTTTATTTAAAATCTCATCTTTATTGTTTAAAAAATTCTGCCCATACTTTTTTTTATGTTTAAATTCCATTTCTAACTCCTATTCAGGAATAACAACAGCTATATATGGTAAATTTCTATATTTTTGGTCATAATCAAGTCCATAACCAATTACAAACTTATCTGGAACATCAAAACCTATATAATCAACTTTAACATCTACTTTTCTTCTTTCAGGCTTATTTAACAATGTACAAGTTCTAAGGCTTTTAACTCCTTTTCCTTCTTTAAAATATTTAATTACATGTTCTAATGTCAATCCTGTATCTATTATATCTTCAATTATTAAAACATGTTTTCCTCTTAAATCTAAATCAGTGTCTTTTAAAATTTTTACATCTCCGCTGCTAACTGTTTCACTTCCATAACTAGAAACTGACATAAAATCTATTATTACTGGTATATTTATTTCTTTCACTAAATCACTTAAAAAGATTACAGAACCCTTTAACAGTCCGACACAATAAACTTCTTCTCCTGCATAATCTTTTTCAATTTCTCTTGCTAACTCTTTTATCCTCTTTTCTACTGCTTCTTTATCAATTAAATTTTCAATTCTGTATTTCATTGAAAATCCTCCCCTAAGTTTAATATGTATTAATAGATTTTAACATTTAAAATAAATTTTATCAAGATAAAAAACTACACTCAAACCTTTTGTTAAGATTGTGAGTGCAGTTAAAAATTTTAGCTTTTTATAGAATTTTTATACTCTTTTACTTTTTCTTCAATAACATTATTTATTTCTTTAAAATCTTCATAAGACATTTTATATCCAAATGAGTATGTATTAAAATATGTTTTTATTTTCATACTTCTTTTCATATCAAAATTAAAGTTTCTTTTATGAAATCCTAGAAAGTATTCTTGATAGTATATTTTTAAAATTTTATCATAAAATATTTCTTTTTCATAAGTTATTTTTTTATTTTTCTTTAATCTTCTTACTATAAGGCTTTCATTTTTTAAGGTTATAGTTTCTATACTACCTATATTTTTCATAGCTATATAGTTTCCAATACTTAAAAAAGTAAAAAAAAATTAAATGAAATATAATAGATTGAATTGATATTTTTGAAATAGTTAATGATATTACTGTAATTAATGGAATTATATAAACTCCAATAAATATACTATTATTTTTAAAAATAATTTCTGTTTTTTCTTCTGTAATTTTAATTTCCATATTTTATATTCCTTATATTTTTTATATCATTCCAACTAATATAGATAGCTTAAATTTTGAATACTGTTTATATCTCTTGTTATTATATCAAAAGTGAATTTATATTTATCTAGCTGTCCATAGATTTCTCTTTTTTTCTATTATATCATAATTTTTAAATATCAATTAATGTACATTATTTCTTTTTAAGTCTTGTTTTTATAATGTTTTTTATGATAAAATATAATGTAAAAAAATTAGTTTTTAATTAACAATGTAAGGAAATGAGAGGAGAAAACAATGAAAGATATTAGTTTTTTAAAAGAAAAAGCTAAAGAGATTAGAAAGTCTATTGTTTCTATGATTACAGAAGCAAAATCAGGACATCCAGGTGGTTCTTTATCTGCAACTGATATTTTAACTGCACTTTATTTTTCAGAAATGAATGTAGACCCAGCTAATCCAAAAATGGAAGGAAGGGATAGATTTGTTCTTTCAAAAGGACATGCAGCACCTGCTATATATGCAACTTTAGCTGAAAAAGGATATTTTTCAAAAGATGAATTAATGACACTAAGAAAATTTGGAAGCAGACTTCAAGGACATCCTGATATGAAAAAGCTTTCAGGAATTGAAATTTCAACTGGTTCTCTTGGACAAGGTTTATCAGTTGCAAATGGTATGGCTTTAAATGCAAAAATATTTGATGAAAATTATAGAACTTATGTTGTTTTAGGTGATGGGGAAATACAAGAAGGACAAATTTGGGAAGCTGCTATGACTGCTGCTCATTATAAACTTGATAACCTTTGTGCTTTTCTTGATAGTAATAATTTACAAATTGATGGAAATGTTACTGAAATAAAAGGTGTTGAGCCATTAGATAAAAAATGGGAAGCTTTTGGATGGAATGTTATAAAAATAGATGGGCATAATTTTGAACAAATTCTTTCTGCTTTAGATAAAGCAAAAGAATGCAAAGGTAAACCAACTATGATTATTGCAAAAACTATAAAAGGTAAAGGAGTATCTTTTATGGAAAATGTTTGTGGTTTCCATGGAGTTGCACCTACAGCTGAAGAATTAGAAAGAGCATTAGCTGAATTAGCTTAAACTAAAATTTTAGGAGGATATATTATGAGTAAGAAGTCTACAAGACAAGCTTATGGAGAAGCCTTAGTAGAACTTGGGAAAATAAATAATGATATAGTTGTATTGGATGCTGATTTAAGTAAATCTACAAAAACAGATCTATTTAAAAAAGAATTTCCAAAAAGACATTTGAATATAGGAATTGCAGAAGCAGATTTAATGGGAACAGCTGCTGGTTTTGCGACTTGTGGAAAAATTCCATTTGCTTCAACTTTTGCAATGTTTGCTGCTGGAAGAGCTTTTGAACAAATTAGAAATACAATAGCTTATCCAAAATTAAATGTAAAAATTGCTCCATCTCATGCTGGTATTTCAGTAGGAGAAGATGGAGGGTCACACCAATCAATAGAAGATATAGCTCTTATGAGAGCAATTCCAGGAATGGTTGTTCTATGCCCTTGTGACGCAGTTGAAACTAAAAAAATGGTTTTTGCTGCTGCTGAATACAATGGACCAGTTTATTTAAGACTTGGAAGATTAGATGTTGAGACTGTATTAGATGATAACTATGATTTTCAAATTGGTATAGCTAACATTTTAAGAGATGGTAGTGATGTTACAATAGTTTCAACAGGACTTTTAACACAAGAAGCATTGAAAGCTGCTGAAGAGTTAGCAAAAGAAAATATTTCTGTTAGAGTTGTAAATTGTGGAACTATTAAACCATTAGATGGAGAAACAATTTTAAAAGCTGCTCAGGAAACTAAATTTATAATAACTGCTGAAGAACATTCAGTTATTGGTGGATTAGGTTCTGCTGTTTCTGAATTTTTATCAGAAACTCATCCTACATTAGTTAAAAAATTAGGTGTTTATGATAAGTTTGGACAAAGTGGAAAAGGTGCAGAAATGTTAGAAAAATATGAACTAACTGCTGCAAAATTAATTTCTATGGTTAAAGAAAACTTAAAATAATTTATATGTTAAAAAAGAAACTATCAATCTGATAGTTTCTTTTTGTTTATTATAATTATTTTGTGATATTACAACCCCAACCATCATAATATCCATTCAAAGGTTCAGCAATTTCTATAAGTTCCCATACAATTTGATTTACATGACTGTATATAGCATTATCCATTCTAGAAATATTAAGTTGATAAGGATAATTTTTTTCATCATCTAATTTTTTACTTGAAAGAATTTTATAGCCTAATTCTTCAAGTTTTTTAATAGCAATATTTATGTTTTCTTCTGAAGAAAAATAAAGCCAGTGATCTATTTCACGCTCTTTTTCTAAATTATCCCCTTGATTTGTTAAATTTTCTATAACAGTTCTGTTCATTATAGCTTGGTAAGAGTATACATCTGGGTAAAGGAAATTAAAGTAAAAATCCCATTCTTTATCTTCATCTATATAAGATTTCCATTGATAATCTGGAAATTTTTTAAATGCTTCTTTACAAAGTTCTTCGCTTTTTTCAGGATTTTTAGTAAAAACATAAAGTTCTAATCTTCCTTGTGTTTTCACAGTTCCTGCAAATATATCTTCCAAACTTTCTAATCTATCTATAACTTCATCTTCAATATCACATAGCATTGGATATTCCTCGTTAGATGAAAGTCCATCTTCAGTAGAATTCTTCATTTTTATAAAAATACTAATTCTGTGCTTGTAATCTTCAACAGGTGCAATATTAGATAAAGCTAAGTTAAGACGTATAGAAGCAGGTTTATCATCTACACGACACATATAAAAATTCCAGTTTTGTTTAATTTCATTAAAATTTTGTTTCAATGTTTTCACTTCCTTTTCGAAATATTTAATTTTTCTATTAATCTATTTATAAATTTCTTTACATTTTACATATTATAATATTTTTTTATTTACTTCAAGATATTTAATTATTTTAGAAATTGTGGTAAAATACAAAATAAAAGATTTGAGGGACTATTATGAATTTATTTCAAAAAAATTATAAAAATGTTGAACCTCTTGCATATAAATTACGACCAAAAAGTTTAGATGACTTCGTAGGACAGGAAAAACTTTTAGGAAAAGATGGAGTAATTACAAGATTAATTTTAAATTCTACTCTATCTAATTCTATTTTTTATGGACCTCCTGGTTGTGGAAAAAGCAGTTTAGGAGAAATTATTTCCAATACTTTGGATTGTAATTTTGAAAAATTAAATGCTACCACTGCAAGTGTTTCAGATATAAGAAATGTAGTTGAAACAGCTAGAAGAAATATAGAACTTTACAATAAAAGAACTATATTATTTTTAGATGAAATTCATAGATTTAATAAAAATCAACAAGATGCCCTACTTTCTTATACAGAAGATGGAACACTTACTCTTATAGGGGCAACAACAGAAAATCCTTATTACAATATAAATAATGCCTTACTTTCAAGAGTTATGGTTTTTGAGTTTAAAGCTCTTACTAACAAAGATATTTTAAAATTGATTGATAAAGGACTAAATTTTTTAAATATAAGTATGAGTGATAAAATAAAAGAAATAATTATTGATATATCACAAGGAGATTCAAGAATAGCCTTAAATTATGTTGAGATGTACAATAATATACATTCTCAAATGAGTGAAGATGAAATTTTTTCTATTTTTAAAGAAAGACAAGTTTCTTTTGACAAAAAGCAGGATAAATATGATATGATTTCAGCCTTTATAAAATCTATTAGGGGAAGTGACCCTGATGCAGCAGTATATTGGCTTGCTAGACTTTTAGATGGTGGAGAAGATCCAAAATATATGGCAAGAAGATTGTTTATTGAGGCAAGTGAAGATATAGGAATGGCAAATCCAGAGGCACTTTTAGTTGCAAATGCTGCTATGACTGCCTGCGAAAAAATAGGTATGCCAGAAGTTAGAATAATATTGGCTCATGCTACTATATATCTTGCAATTTCTTCTAAATCAAATTCAGTTTATGAAGCAATAGATGGTGCTTTAGCTGATATCAAAAAAGGGGAACTACAAGAAGTTCCAATGAATATTTGTCATGATAATGTAGGGTATAAATATCCTCATAACTACACTGATAATTTCATTAAACAAAAATATATGAATAAAAAGAAAAAATATTATAAACCTGGTAATAATAAAAATGAAAAATTGATAGCAGAAAAATTAGCTAAATTATGGGATGAATAGGAGGGAGAAATATGGAATTAATAAGAAAACCAAAAGGAACAAAAGATATAATTGGTGAAGATGCAGTAAAATACACTTATATTTCAAATGTAACTCAAAAGATGTTTGAAAATTATGGTTATAAATTTGCCAAAACTCCAATTTTTGAAGAAACAGAATTATTTAAAAGAGGTATTGGAGAAGCAACAGATGTTGTTGAAAAAGAAATGTACACTTTTAAAGATAAGGGAGATAGATCTATAACTCTAAGACCTGAGAATACTGCTTCAATGGTTAGATGTTATCTTGAAAACTCTATCTATGCCAAAGAAGATATTAGTAGATTTTACTATAATGGCTCTATGTTTAGATATGAAAGACCACAAGCTGGTAGGCAAAGAGAATTTAATCAAATAGGAGTAGAGGTCTTTGGAGAAAAGTCTCCTATACTTGATGCTGAAGTTATTGCTATGGGTTACAATTTGCTTACTAAATTAGGCATTACTGATTTGGAAGTTAAAATAAATTCAGTAGGTTCTAAAGGTTCTCGTACTATTTACAGAGAAAAGTTAGTGGAACACTTTAAATCTCACTTAGATGATATGTGTGAAGATTGTAGAGATAGAATTAATAGAAACCCTTTAAGACTTTTAGATTGTAAAGTTGATGGTGAAAAAGATTTCTACAAATCTGCTCCAAGTATTATAGATTATCTTTTTGAAGATGAAAGAAAACACTATGAAGAAGTTAAAAAATACCTAACAATTTTTGGAATAAAATTTACAGAAGATCCAACTCTTGTTAGAGGACTTGATTATTATTCAAGTACAGTTTTTGAAATTGTAACTAATAAACTTGGTTCTCAAGGAACAGTTTTAGGTGGTGGAAGATATGATAATCTTCTAAAAGAATTAGGAGATAAAGATATTCCTGCTTTTGGTTTTGCTGCTGGAGTTGAAAGGATGATGATGCTTGTTGATGAATATCCTAAAGACATTCCAGATGTATATATTGCTTGGCTTGGAGATTCTACAGTTGAAACTGCTATGAAGATTGCAGAAGATTTAAGAAAAAATGATATAAAAGTTTATGTAGATTATTCTTCTAAGGGAATGAAATCACATATGAAAAAAGCTGATAAATTAGAAACAAGATATTGTGTTATCCTTGGAGAAGATGAACTTAATAAAGGTATAGTTTTGTTAAAAGATTTTTCTACAAGAGAACAAAAAGAAGTAAAGATTCAAGAAATTATAAATTATATTAAATAGAGGGAGTGTTTTTAAAAAATGGTATATAGAACACATAATTTAGGGGAACTAAGATCAAAAAATATTGGAGAAGTTGTAACTCTATCTGGTTGGGTAGATACAAAAAGAAATGTAAGTACAAGTCTTACATTTATTGATTTAAGAGATAGAGAAGGTAAAACTCAAATAGTTTTTAATAATGAACTTTTATCTGAAAAAGTTTTAGAAGAAGTACAAAAATTAAAGTCAGAATCTGTCATTAAAGTAATAGGTGAAGTAAAGGAAAGGTCAAATAAAAATCCTAATATTCCAACAGGAGAAATAGAAATTTTTGCAAAAGAAATTGAAATTTTAAATGCTTGTGATACTTTACCTTTTCAAATTTCTGGTGTAGATGATAATTTAAGCGAAAATATGAGATTGACATATAGATATCTTGATATTAGAAGAAACAAGATGTTGAATAACTTAAAAATGCGTCATAGAATGATAATGTCTATTAGAAATTATATGGATAAGGCAGGTTTCTTAGATGTTGATACTCCTGTACTTACAAAATCTACTCCTGAAGGAGCAAGAGATTTCTTAGTTCCTAGTAGAACAAACCCAGGAACATTCTATGCTTTACCTCAATCTCCACAACTTTTTAAACAACTTTTAATGATAGGTGGAGTTGAAAAATATTTTCAAATTGCTAAATGTTTTAGAGATGAGGATTTAAGAGCAGATAGACAACCTGAATTTACACAACTTGATATTGAAATGTCTTTTGTAGAAAAAGAAGATGTTATGAATGAAATAGAAGGTTTAGCAAAATATGTATTTAAAAATGTAACTGGTGAAGAAGCTGATTATACTTTCCAAAGAATGCCTTATGCAGAGGCTATGGATAGATTTGGTTCTGATAAACCAGATTTAAGATTTGGAGTTGAATTAAAAGATTTATCTGATATAGTTAAAAATTCATCATTTAATGCTTTTAGTTCTACTGTCCAAAATGGTGGACTTGTTAAAGCAGTTGTTGCACCTAATGCAAATGAAAAGTTTTCAAGAAAAGTTATTTCTGAATATGAAGAATATGTTAAAACATATTTTGGAGCAAAAGGACTTGCCTATATAAAACTTACTGCTGATGGAATAACTTCTCCTATTGCTAAATTTTTAAGTGAAGATGAAATGAAAGCAATAATTGAAAAAACAGAAGCTAAAACAGGAGATGTAATTTTTATAGTTGCTGATAAGAAAAAAGTTGTTCATTCTGCACTTGGAGCATTGAGATTGAGAATAGGTAAAGACTTAGAATTGATTAATAAGGATGATTTTAAATTCTTATGGGTTGTTGATTTCCCAATGTTTGATTATGATGAGGAAGAACAAAGATACAAAGCAGAACATCACCCATTTACTTCTATAAAGGCTGAAGATTTGGATAAATTCTTAGCTGGGCAAACAGAAGATATCAGAACTAATACTTATGACTTAGTATTAAATGGTTCTGAAATAGGTGGAGGTTCTATAAGAATATTTAATCCACAAATTCAATCTATGGTATTTGATAGATTAGGACTTTCTCAAGAAGAAGCAAAAGCTAAATTTGGGTTCTTCTTAGATGCTTTTAAATATGGAGCACCTCCTCATGGTGGATTGGCATTTGGTATAGATAGATGGCTTATGGTTATGTTAAAAGAAGAATCTATAAGAGATGTAATTCCTTTCCCTAAAACAAATAAAGGACAATGTTTAATGACAGAAGCTCCTAACACTGTTGATGATAAACAATTGGAAGAATTATTTATAAAGTCTACTTACGAAAAATAAAAGTTAATAAAAAAATGATTTAAAAAAGGTCAATTTAATCTTATAAATTGACTTTTTTTATTATTTATGTTATGTTAAGTCATAGAAACAATAATAATAACATAAAAAGGAAGGCGAAAGTTTATGAAGAAGAAATTTTTTTGGCTTGTATTATCTTTAATGACATTGTTTTTAGTTGCTTGTGGTGGAGAAAAGAAAGAAGAAACTACTGATTCTGCTAATACTAACACAGAAATAAGTGGAAAGATTGTTATCTATACTTCTATGTATGAAGATATAATAGATAATGTTAGTGAAAAGTTAAAAAAAGAATTTCCAAATTTGGAAGTTGAATTTTTCCAAGGTGGAACAGGAACTTTACAATCTAAAATTATAGCTGAATTGCAAGCTAATAAATTAGGTTGTGACATGTTAATGGTTGCAGAACCATCTTATTCATTAGAATTAAAAGAAAAAGGAATATTACATGCATATCTTTCTAAAAATGCTGAAAACTTAGCATTAGATTATGATAAAGAAGGATATTGGTATCCAGTTCGTCTATTAAATATGGTTTTAGCATACAATCCTGATAAATATAAAAAAGAAGACTTAGCTCTTACATTTGAAGATTTTGCTAAAAGAGAAGATTTAGCTGGAAAAATTTCAATTCCTGATCCATTAAAATCTGGAACTGCTTTAGCAGCTGTTTCTGCATTGAGTGATAAATATGGAGAAGAATATTTCCAAAACTTAGCTAATTTGAAGGTTGTTGTCGAATCTGGTTCAGTAGCTGTTACTAAATTAGAAACAGGAGAAGCTGCTGAAATTATGATACTTGAAGAATCTATTTTA
It encodes:
- a CDS encoding ABC transporter substrate-binding protein translates to MKKKFFWLVLSLMTLFLVACGGEKKEETTDSANTNTEISGKIVIYTSMYEDIIDNVSEKLKKEFPNLEVEFFQGGTGTLQSKIIAELQANKLGCDMLMVAEPSYSLELKEKGILHAYLSKNAENLALDYDKEGYWYPVRLLNMVLAYNPDKYKKEDLALTFEDFAKREDLAGKISIPDPLKSGTALAAVSALSDKYGEEYFQNLANLKVVVESGSVAVTKLETGEAAEIMILEESILKKREEENSTLEVIYPEDGIISIPSTIMTVKEDMSANKNIKAAEALTDWFLSPAGQEAIVEGWMHSVLKDAEKAPYDAKATAEILKSSMPINWEKTYKDREELRKMFEKFITKAN